One window from the genome of Amphiprion ocellaris isolate individual 3 ecotype Okinawa chromosome 23, ASM2253959v1, whole genome shotgun sequence encodes:
- the LOC111586446 gene encoding uncharacterized protein LOC111586446 isoform X1, whose protein sequence is MKEASLLHSSLTVSPNRSQVFEGDSVSLSCEDEDSSAGWTLRRNTTTETRRVCGSDWGKGSGSSCTIDPLIQWDSGVYWCESSQAAASQSINLTVPGGSVILQSPVLPVMEGDPLTLSCQSKHGSRLPAAFYKDGSLMGTEPGGHMTILHVSRSDEGLYRCNISSHGESPSSWISVTGKPTTTSPPTSTSTPGSPLGSSPGSPLPVVLPVACVAVVVLLVLLVLLVLLVRRHVLRRPKADGGQAGGDDITYCDVRILHHQQQPIRRSRENDPAAVYSAVKGREDVTYGQMVFKDGGGPSKTTDISAWMKQHHLQLNLSKTELLVLPASPSIQQQINIQLESKQLKPTKSSRNLGVMIDDQLTFKTHVASAARSCRFALYDIRKINPFLSEHAAQLLIQVCNIMDQLLCLLTGRPPCMKTAPSYLNSLIQVYTAFHSLRSANKKQLIQPPQQGRSITGLFSMVLWWWNELPNNFRSAESLFVFISSTACRHQGPIMTLELVLFLLSRLFPPDQILACVGSTLRYSDPAAVYSAVRTEETSYGQIVIRPNRSREFPLEPQVIYSSLK, encoded by the exons ATGAAGGAAGCATCTCTTCTGCACT CCTCTCTGACTGTGAGTCCCAACAGATCTCAGGTTTTTGAAGGAGATTCTGTTTCTCTGAGCTGTGAGGATGAAGACAGCTCTGCTGGATGGACTCTGAGGAGAAACACCACCACAGAAACCAGACGTGTATGTGGATCTGACTGGGGAAAAGGATCTGGTTCCAGCTGTACCATCGATCCATTAATTCAGTGGGACAGTGGAGTTTACTGGTGTGAGTCCAGCCAGGCAGCAGCCAGTCAGAGCATCAACCTCACTGTTCCTG GTGGATCAGTGATCCTGCAGAGTCCTGTCCTCCCTGTGATGGAGGGAGATCCCCTCACtctgagctgtcagtcaaaGCACGGCTCCCGCCTCCCGGCCGCTTTCTATAAAGATGGCTCCCTCATGGGGACTGAGCCCGGAGGTCACATGACCATCCTCCATGTTTCCAGGAGTGATGAAGGCCTCTACAGGTGTAACATCAGCAGTCATGGAGAGTCTCCATCCAGCTGGATCTCTgtcacag GGAAACCCACCACCACCTCTCCTCCTACATCCACCTCTACTCCTGGTTCTCCTCTTGGTtcttctcctggttctcctcttCCTGTGGTCCTGCCTGTTGCATGTGTTGCTGttgtggttctactggttctactggttctactggttctactggtgaGGCGTCATGTTCTCAGGAGACCTAAAG CTGATGGAGGACAAGCTGGAGGAGATGACATCACATACTGTGACGTCAGAATATTACATCATcaacagcagccaatcagacggAGCAGAG AGAACGATCCAGCTGCAGTCTACTCTGCAGTGAAAGGAAGAGAAGACGTCACTTATGGACAGATGGTCTTCAAAGACGGTGGAGGTCCATCAAAGACGACAG ATATCTCGGCATGGATGAAGCAACACCACCTTCAACTCAACCTCTCCAAGACTGAGCTCCTTGTCCTCCCAGCCAGCCCCTCAATTCAACAACAAATCAACATCCAGCTGGAGTCAAAGCAGCTCAAACCTACAAAGTCCTCCAGAAACTTGGGTGTCATGATCGATGACCAACTAACCTTCAAGACTCATGTAGCCTCTGCTGCTCGGTCGTGTCGCTTCGCCCTGTATGACATCAGGAAGATCAAccccttcctgtctgaacatgcagctcaACTCCTGATCCAGGTCTGTAATATCATGGATCAACTACTCTGTCTCCTTACTGGCAGACCTCCCtgcatgaaaacagctccctcctacctgaactctctcatccAGGTCTACACTGCCTTCCACTCACTACGCTCAGCCAACAAAAAGCAgttgatacaaccaccacaacagggccggtCGATAACTGGACTCTTCTCTATGGTTCTctggtggtggaacgagttaccaaacaattttcgatctgcagagtctctcttCGTCTTTATTTCGTCTACTGCCTGCAGGCACCAAGGTCCTATCATgactcttgaacttgttttatttctcttatccaggttgtttcctcctgaccagatccttgcttgtgttggatctactctcagat aCAGCGATCCAGCTGCAGTTTATTCAGCAGTGAGAACAGAAGAAACCAGCTATGGACAAATAGTCATCAGACCAAACAGGAGCAGAG AGTTTCCACTGGAGCCTCAGGTCATCTACTCATCCCTGAAGTAG
- the LOC111586446 gene encoding low affinity immunoglobulin gamma Fc region receptor II-like isoform X3: protein MKEASLLHSSLTVSPNRSQVFEGDSVSLSCEDEDSSAGWTLRRNTTTETRRVCGSDWGKGSGSSCTIDPLIQWDSGVYWCESSQAAASQSINLTVPGGSVILQSPVLPVMEGDPLTLSCQSKHGSRLPAAFYKDGSLMGTEPGGHMTILHVSRSDEGLYRCNISSHGESPSSWISVTGKPTTTSPPTSTSTPGSPLGSSPGSPLPVVLPVACVAVVVLLVLLVLLVLLVRRHVLRRPKADGGQAGGDDITYCDVRILHHQQQPIRRSRENDPAAVYSAVKGREDVTYGQMVFKDGGGPSKTTDSDPAAVYSAVRTEETSYGQIVIRPNRSREFPLEPQVIYSSLK, encoded by the exons ATGAAGGAAGCATCTCTTCTGCACT CCTCTCTGACTGTGAGTCCCAACAGATCTCAGGTTTTTGAAGGAGATTCTGTTTCTCTGAGCTGTGAGGATGAAGACAGCTCTGCTGGATGGACTCTGAGGAGAAACACCACCACAGAAACCAGACGTGTATGTGGATCTGACTGGGGAAAAGGATCTGGTTCCAGCTGTACCATCGATCCATTAATTCAGTGGGACAGTGGAGTTTACTGGTGTGAGTCCAGCCAGGCAGCAGCCAGTCAGAGCATCAACCTCACTGTTCCTG GTGGATCAGTGATCCTGCAGAGTCCTGTCCTCCCTGTGATGGAGGGAGATCCCCTCACtctgagctgtcagtcaaaGCACGGCTCCCGCCTCCCGGCCGCTTTCTATAAAGATGGCTCCCTCATGGGGACTGAGCCCGGAGGTCACATGACCATCCTCCATGTTTCCAGGAGTGATGAAGGCCTCTACAGGTGTAACATCAGCAGTCATGGAGAGTCTCCATCCAGCTGGATCTCTgtcacag GGAAACCCACCACCACCTCTCCTCCTACATCCACCTCTACTCCTGGTTCTCCTCTTGGTtcttctcctggttctcctcttCCTGTGGTCCTGCCTGTTGCATGTGTTGCTGttgtggttctactggttctactggttctactggttctactggtgaGGCGTCATGTTCTCAGGAGACCTAAAG CTGATGGAGGACAAGCTGGAGGAGATGACATCACATACTGTGACGTCAGAATATTACATCATcaacagcagccaatcagacggAGCAGAG AGAACGATCCAGCTGCAGTCTACTCTGCAGTGAAAGGAAGAGAAGACGTCACTTATGGACAGATGGTCTTCAAAGACGGTGGAGGTCCATCAAAGACGACAG aCAGCGATCCAGCTGCAGTTTATTCAGCAGTGAGAACAGAAGAAACCAGCTATGGACAAATAGTCATCAGACCAAACAGGAGCAGAG AGTTTCCACTGGAGCCTCAGGTCATCTACTCATCCCTGAAGTAG
- the LOC111586446 gene encoding cell adhesion molecule 2-like isoform X2 gives MKEASLLHSSLTVSPNRSQVFEGDSVSLSCEDEDSSAGWTLRRNTTTETRRVCGSDWGKGSGSSCTIDPLIQWDSGVYWCESSQAAASQSINLTVPGGSVILQSPVLPVMEGDPLTLSCQSKHGSRLPAAFYKDGSLMGTEPGGHMTILHVSRSDEGLYRCNISSHGESPSSWISVTGKPTTTSPPTSTSTPGSPLGSSPGSPLPVVLPVACVAVVVLLVLLVLLVLLVRRHVLRRPKADGGQAGGDDITYCDVRILHHQQQPIRRSRENDPAAVYSAVKGREDVTYGQMVFKDGGGPSKTTDISAWMKQHHLQLNLSKTELLVLPASPSIQQQINIQLESKQLKPTKSSRNLGVMIDDQLTFKTHVASAARSCRFALYDIRKINPFLSEHAAQLLIQVVSS, from the exons ATGAAGGAAGCATCTCTTCTGCACT CCTCTCTGACTGTGAGTCCCAACAGATCTCAGGTTTTTGAAGGAGATTCTGTTTCTCTGAGCTGTGAGGATGAAGACAGCTCTGCTGGATGGACTCTGAGGAGAAACACCACCACAGAAACCAGACGTGTATGTGGATCTGACTGGGGAAAAGGATCTGGTTCCAGCTGTACCATCGATCCATTAATTCAGTGGGACAGTGGAGTTTACTGGTGTGAGTCCAGCCAGGCAGCAGCCAGTCAGAGCATCAACCTCACTGTTCCTG GTGGATCAGTGATCCTGCAGAGTCCTGTCCTCCCTGTGATGGAGGGAGATCCCCTCACtctgagctgtcagtcaaaGCACGGCTCCCGCCTCCCGGCCGCTTTCTATAAAGATGGCTCCCTCATGGGGACTGAGCCCGGAGGTCACATGACCATCCTCCATGTTTCCAGGAGTGATGAAGGCCTCTACAGGTGTAACATCAGCAGTCATGGAGAGTCTCCATCCAGCTGGATCTCTgtcacag GGAAACCCACCACCACCTCTCCTCCTACATCCACCTCTACTCCTGGTTCTCCTCTTGGTtcttctcctggttctcctcttCCTGTGGTCCTGCCTGTTGCATGTGTTGCTGttgtggttctactggttctactggttctactggttctactggtgaGGCGTCATGTTCTCAGGAGACCTAAAG CTGATGGAGGACAAGCTGGAGGAGATGACATCACATACTGTGACGTCAGAATATTACATCATcaacagcagccaatcagacggAGCAGAG AGAACGATCCAGCTGCAGTCTACTCTGCAGTGAAAGGAAGAGAAGACGTCACTTATGGACAGATGGTCTTCAAAGACGGTGGAGGTCCATCAAAGACGACAG ATATCTCGGCATGGATGAAGCAACACCACCTTCAACTCAACCTCTCCAAGACTGAGCTCCTTGTCCTCCCAGCCAGCCCCTCAATTCAACAACAAATCAACATCCAGCTGGAGTCAAAGCAGCTCAAACCTACAAAGTCCTCCAGAAACTTGGGTGTCATGATCGATGACCAACTAACCTTCAAGACTCATGTAGCCTCTGCTGCTCGGTCGTGTCGCTTCGCCCTGTATGACATCAGGAAGATCAAccccttcctgtctgaacatgcagctcaACTCCTGATCCAG gttgtttcctcctga